A stretch of Gouania willdenowi chromosome 21, fGouWil2.1, whole genome shotgun sequence DNA encodes these proteins:
- the LOC114455357 gene encoding ras-related protein Rab-17-like isoform X2 produces MGEPFLRVTAETQDHDASRRRPVQTLRVKMVLLGSSGVGKSSLALRFGKDQFRSTSPTVGCAYLTRMVHLSDVSLRFEIWDTAGQETYHSVTPLYYRGAHTALLVYDISRRETFVRAQLWLKELEKQYIPGSTVIWLIGNKGDLSEDRQVTEQEGRILADERNLFFTETSALSGDQVTELLLMIAHRVNEHMGAQQGGLSEWRGTSCVDLHQNNNIKPFNTCCKM; encoded by the exons ATGGGGGAACCCTTCCTTAGGGTGACAGCAGAAACCCAGGACCATGATGCCAGTCGTAGAAGACCAGTGCAAACCCTCAGGGTTAAGATGGTGCTGCTTGGAAGCTCTGGTGTGGGGAAGTCCAGTTTGGCTTTGAGATTTGGCAAGGATCAGTTCAGAAGTACATCACCTACTGTAGGCT GTGCCTACCTCACTAGGATGGTGCATCTCAGCGATGTCTCTCTCCGATTCGAAATATGGGACACAGCAGGCCAGGAAACATACCACAGTGTCACCCCACTGTACTACAGGGGAGCCCACACTGCACTGCTGGTCTATGATATCAGCAGAAGA GAGACATTTGTCAGAGCTCAGTTGTGGCTCAAAGAGCTTGAAAAACAGTACATTCCTGGATCTACTGTAATCTGGCTGATAGGAAACAAAGGAGACCTGTCTGAGGATCGGCAAGTGACAGAGCAG GAAGGACGAATCCTAGCAGATGAGAGAAATCTGTTCTTTACTGAGACATCAGCTCTGTCAGGAGATCAAGTCACTGAGCTACTTTTGATGATAG CCCACAGGGTCAACGAGCACATGGGAGCGCAGCAGGGAGGGCTGTCTGAGTGGAGAGGCACATCATGTGTGGACCTGCACCAGAACAACAACATCAAGCCTTTTAACACCTGCTGTAAAATGTGA
- the LOC114455357 gene encoding ras-related protein Rab-17-like isoform X1, translated as MGEPFLRVTAETQDHDASRRRPVQTLRVKMVLLGSSGVGKSSLALRFGKDQFRSTSPTVGCAYLTRMVHLSDVSLRFEIWDTAGQETYHSVTPLYYRGAHTALLVYDISRRETFVRAQLWLKELEKQYIPGSTVIWLIGNKGDLSEDRQVTEQEGRILADERNLFFTETSALSGDQVTELLLMIGSTSTWERSREGCLSGEAHHVWTCTRTTTSSLLTPAVKCEHCINQTLSVRCVCVCVRFLIPNGQEILNNCKNIQVVASKSKV; from the exons ATGGGGGAACCCTTCCTTAGGGTGACAGCAGAAACCCAGGACCATGATGCCAGTCGTAGAAGACCAGTGCAAACCCTCAGGGTTAAGATGGTGCTGCTTGGAAGCTCTGGTGTGGGGAAGTCCAGTTTGGCTTTGAGATTTGGCAAGGATCAGTTCAGAAGTACATCACCTACTGTAGGCT GTGCCTACCTCACTAGGATGGTGCATCTCAGCGATGTCTCTCTCCGATTCGAAATATGGGACACAGCAGGCCAGGAAACATACCACAGTGTCACCCCACTGTACTACAGGGGAGCCCACACTGCACTGCTGGTCTATGATATCAGCAGAAGA GAGACATTTGTCAGAGCTCAGTTGTGGCTCAAAGAGCTTGAAAAACAGTACATTCCTGGATCTACTGTAATCTGGCTGATAGGAAACAAAGGAGACCTGTCTGAGGATCGGCAAGTGACAGAGCAG GAAGGACGAATCCTAGCAGATGAGAGAAATCTGTTCTTTACTGAGACATCAGCTCTGTCAGGAGATCAAGTCACTGAGCTACTTTTGATGATAG GGTCAACGAGCACATGGGAGCGCAGCAGGGAGGGCTGTCTGAGTGGAGAGGCACATCATGTGTGGACCTGCACCAGAACAACAACATCAAGCCTTTTAACACCTGCTGTAAAATGTGAACATTGTATTAATCAAACACTGTcagtcaggtgtgtgtgtgtgtgtgtgcgttttctAATCCCCAATGGGCAAGAAATCCTCAACAATTGTAAAAATATTCAAGTTGTAGCTTCAAAGTCAAAGGTTTAg